The following are encoded together in the Thunnus albacares chromosome 7, fThuAlb1.1, whole genome shotgun sequence genome:
- the ca5a gene encoding carbonic anhydrase 5A, mitochondrial isoform X2: MDCCKMQEAAEYNMKMHPMWQGPLAVPGGDRQSPIDIVVRKSVFDSQMKPLVTDYDPQTCQQIWNNGYSFLVEYDDTTDKSMLKGGPLQDKFRLCQFHFHWGENNTWGSEHTVDRRLFPAELHLVHWNSDKYSLFEEAVMEDNGLAVIGVFLKVGKRHEGLQKLVDALPAIRHKDSVVEFTRFDPACLLPSNTDDYWTYHGSLTTPPLTESVTWIIMKQHIEVSHDQLAVFRSLLFTSAEEEVQKSMVNNFRVQQPLRGRTVRSSFTPFLQESPSAEGDNHTH; this comes from the exons atggaCTGTTGCAAAATGCAGGAAGCAGCAGAGTACAACATGAAAA tGCATCCCATGTGGCAGGGACCCCTCGCGGTACCCGGAGGCGATCGCCAGTCTCCCATCGACATCGTGGTGCGAAAGAGCGTCTTTGACTCGCAGATGAAGCCTCTGGTCACCGACTACGACCCGCAAACCTGCCAGCAAATCTGGAACAACGGTTACTCCTTCCTGGTTGAGTATGATGACACCACAGACAAGTCCA TGCTGAAAGGTGGCCCCCTGCAAGACAAATTCAGGCTGTGTCAGTTCCACTTCCACTGGGGTGAGAACAACACCTGGGGGTCAGAACACACCGTGGACAGGAGGCTGTTTCCCGCAGAG CTCCACTTGGTCCACTGGAACTCTGACAAGTACAGTCTGTTCGAGGAggcagtgatggaggacaatGGGCTGGCTGTTATCGGAGTCTTTCTTAAg GTGGGGAAGAGACACGAGGGGCTGCAGAAACTGGTTGACGCTCTGCCTGCAATCAGACACAAG GACAGTGTAGTTGAGTTTACCAGGTTCGATCCTGCCTGTCTGTTACCCAGCAACACCGATGACTACTGGACGTACCACGGCTCTCTGACAACACCTCCTCTGACAGAGTCTGTCACCTGGATCATTATGAAGCAGCACATAGAAGTCAGCCACGaccag CTGGCGGTCTTCCGGAGCCTTCTGTTCACCTCGGCTGAGGAGGAGGTACAGAAGAGCATGGTGAACAACTTCCGCGTGCAGCAGCCTCTCCGGGGTCGCACCGTCCGCTCCTCCTTCACCCCCTTCCTACAGGAGTCGCCGTCAGCCGAAGGCGACAATCACACCCACTGA
- the uba2 gene encoding SUMO-activating enzyme subunit 2 produces MVQLVGSLRKELADSLSTCKVLVVGAGGIGCELLKNLVLTGFKNIEVIDLDTIDVSNLNRQFLFQKKHVGKSKAQVAKESALQFCPTANITAYHDSIMNPDYNVEFFRKFMLVMNALDNRAARNHVNRMCLAADIPLIESGTAGYLGQVTVIKKGMTECYECQPKPTQKTFPGCTIRNTPSEPIHCIVWAKYLFNQLFGEEDADQEVSPDTADPEAAWNPEETAARATASEKDGDIKRVSTKEWARSKGYDPVRLFNKLFKDDIMYLLTMDKLWKKRKAPTPLDWHQLENSACPQDECPASGLKDQQVLGVWGHCQLFQQSVETLRSQLQEKGEGSELVWDKDDPPAMDFVTAAANLRMHIFSMNMKSRFDVKSMAGNIIPAIATTNAVIAGLIVLEGLKILSGELESCRTIFLNKCPNLRKKLLVPCILDPPSANCYVCASKPEVTVKLNVHKTMVLSLQDRILKERFGMVAPDVQIEDGKGTILISSEEGETEANNSKFLSDFGIRNGSRLQADDFLQDYTLLVNVLHTEELERDVEFEVVGEAPDKAPPPQSNQEEVNSITNGNKDSAQPSTSSKAPAEDNDIMIVDSDEEEGAPSSSAAAAAANSGTKRKHSDVETGETSTKRPRTDSSAAAAPADNDDDDIIALD; encoded by the exons ATGGTCCAACTGGTGGGTTCCCTCCGAAAAGAGCTGGCTGACTCGCTTTCCACCTGCAAGGTTCTGGTGGTGGGAGCGGGAGGGATCGGCTGCGAGCTGCTGAAGAACCTCGTCCTCACCGGCTTCAAAAACATCGAAGTG ATTGACTTGGACACAATCGATGTCAGCAACCTCAATCGACAGTTCCTCTTTCAGAAGAAGCATGTTGGCAAGTCTAAAGCACAG GTGGCCAAGGAGAGCGCCTTGCAATTCTGCCCCACTGCAAATATCACTGCCTACCACGACAGCATCATGAA CCCTGATTACAACGTGGAGTTCTTCAGAAAGTTCATGCTGGTGATGAATGCTCTTGATAACAGAG CGGCCCGTAACCATGTGAACAGGATGTGTTTGGCAGCAGACATCCCTCTGATAGAGAGCGGCACTGCTGGATACCTGGGACAAGTCACCGTCATCAAGAAG GGAATGACAGAGTGCTACGAGTGTCAACCTAAGCCCACACAGAAGACCTTCCCAGGATGCACTATAAGAAACACGCCGTCTGAGCCCATTCACTGCATTGTCTGGGCAAAGTATCTCTTCAA CCAGCTATTTGGAGAGGAAGATGCAGATCAAGAAGTGTCTCCCGACACAGCGGACCCAGAGGCTGCAT GGAACCCCGAAGAAACGGCAGCTCGAGCCACAGCCTCGGAAAAGGACGGGGACATCAAGCGTGTCTCCACCAAGGAATGGGCCCGCTCCAAAGGATATGACCCCGTCAGACTCTTCAACAAG CTTTTCAAAGATGACATCATGTACCTGCTGACCATGGACAAGCtgtggaagaagaggaaagctCCCACACCTCTGGACTGGCACCAGCTAGAGAACAGTG CGTGTCCTCAGGATGAGTGTCCAGCTTCAGGTTTGAAGGACCAGCAGGTTCTGGGTGTTTGGGGCCACTGCCAGCTCTTCCAGCAGAGCGTGGAGACACTCCGCTCACAACTGCAGGAGAAAGGAGAAGGATCTGAGCTCGTCTGGGACAAG GATGATCCTCCTGCCATGGACTTTGTTACCGCAGCAGCCAACCTGCGTATGCACATCTTCAGCATGAACATGAAGAGTCGTTTTGATGTAAAGT cCATGGCCGGTAACATCATCCCAGCTATTGCAACAACCAACGCTGTCATCGCTGGACTCATCGTGCTGGAGGGCCTCAAGATCCTGTCTGGGGAACTGGAATCCTGTCGCACG ATCTTCCTGAACAAGTGTCCCAACCTCAGGAAGAAGCTTCTGGTCCCGTGCATCCTGGATCCACCCAGCGCCAACTGCTACGTCTGCGCCAGCAAACCTGAAGTCACAGTCAAACTCAACGTCCACAAAACCATGGTCCTCTCCCTGCAGGACAGG ATCCTGAAGGAGAGGTTCGGCATGGTGGCTCCAGATGTTCAGATAGAAGATGGAAAAGGGACCATCCTCATCTCCtcagaggaaggagagacagaag CCAACAACAGCAAATTTCTTTCTGACTTTGGGATCCGTAACGGCAGCCGACTGCAAGCCGATGACTTCCTCCAAGACTACACGCTTCTTGTCAACGTCCTGCACAC TGAGGAACTAGAGAGGGATGTGGAGTTTGAGGTAGTTGGTGAGGCCCCAGACAAAGCCCCGCCCCCTCAGAGTAACCAGGAAGAGGTTAACAGCATCACCAACGGCAACAAGGACTCCGCCCAGCCGTCCACCTCCTCTAAAG CTCCAGCAGAGGACAACGACATCATGATCGTGGACTCTGACGAGGAGGAAGGGGCGCCGTCCAGCTcggcagcagcggcagcagcgaACAGCGGCACCAAGAGGAAGCACTCGGACGTGGAAACTGGCGAGACCTCCACCAAGCGCCCACGGACTGACTCAAGCGCAGCGGCTGCCCCCGCCGACAATGATGACGATGACATCATTGCTCTGGACTAA
- the ca5a gene encoding carbonic anhydrase 5A, mitochondrial isoform X1 encodes MVTLSSVMRPLASQLHRQLVRQAKNHRITPVRRCNLTACSSKYVLSQMHPMWQGPLAVPGGDRQSPIDIVVRKSVFDSQMKPLVTDYDPQTCQQIWNNGYSFLVEYDDTTDKSMLKGGPLQDKFRLCQFHFHWGENNTWGSEHTVDRRLFPAELHLVHWNSDKYSLFEEAVMEDNGLAVIGVFLKVGKRHEGLQKLVDALPAIRHKDSVVEFTRFDPACLLPSNTDDYWTYHGSLTTPPLTESVTWIIMKQHIEVSHDQLAVFRSLLFTSAEEEVQKSMVNNFRVQQPLRGRTVRSSFTPFLQESPSAEGDNHTH; translated from the exons ATGGTGACTTTGTCATCGGTAATGAGACCCCTGGCTTCTCAGCTACACCGACAGCTCGTCAGACAAGCCAAGAATCACCGCATAACGCCCGTCAGGAGATGCAACCTCACGGCGTGCTCCAGCAAATATGTGCTGTCTCAGA tGCATCCCATGTGGCAGGGACCCCTCGCGGTACCCGGAGGCGATCGCCAGTCTCCCATCGACATCGTGGTGCGAAAGAGCGTCTTTGACTCGCAGATGAAGCCTCTGGTCACCGACTACGACCCGCAAACCTGCCAGCAAATCTGGAACAACGGTTACTCCTTCCTGGTTGAGTATGATGACACCACAGACAAGTCCA TGCTGAAAGGTGGCCCCCTGCAAGACAAATTCAGGCTGTGTCAGTTCCACTTCCACTGGGGTGAGAACAACACCTGGGGGTCAGAACACACCGTGGACAGGAGGCTGTTTCCCGCAGAG CTCCACTTGGTCCACTGGAACTCTGACAAGTACAGTCTGTTCGAGGAggcagtgatggaggacaatGGGCTGGCTGTTATCGGAGTCTTTCTTAAg GTGGGGAAGAGACACGAGGGGCTGCAGAAACTGGTTGACGCTCTGCCTGCAATCAGACACAAG GACAGTGTAGTTGAGTTTACCAGGTTCGATCCTGCCTGTCTGTTACCCAGCAACACCGATGACTACTGGACGTACCACGGCTCTCTGACAACACCTCCTCTGACAGAGTCTGTCACCTGGATCATTATGAAGCAGCACATAGAAGTCAGCCACGaccag CTGGCGGTCTTCCGGAGCCTTCTGTTCACCTCGGCTGAGGAGGAGGTACAGAAGAGCATGGTGAACAACTTCCGCGTGCAGCAGCCTCTCCGGGGTCGCACCGTCCGCTCCTCCTTCACCCCCTTCCTACAGGAGTCGCCGTCAGCCGAAGGCGACAATCACACCCACTGA